The following coding sequences are from one Leptospira mayottensis 200901116 window:
- the fbp gene encoding class 1 fructose-bisphosphatase, whose amino-acid sequence MSVHPTQTLSLSQYLIEEQLKLPQATGDFTALMSHLVYAAKIVSREVRKAGLLENILGSNETVNVQGETQMKLDEYADKVFNHTLTRSGHLCILGSEEHEKTVSVPNGYKIGKYTIAIDPLDGSSNIDANVSIGTIFSVHLRKSPAGTPGTLSDLLQQGSGQRAAGYVLYGSSTMLVLCTGKGVSGFTLDPSCGEFILSHPDMQMPETGGIYSINEGNYNYWSDEVKNYIRDIKSIEGGKKPQSGRYIGSLVADFHRNLLKGGIFLYPNDIKSTKYPNGKLRLLYEAAPMAFIAEQAGGMAVTVYGERILDLTPKELHERTTLVVGSKKEVEHFLKFAPKKP is encoded by the coding sequence ATGTCTGTTCACCCTACACAAACATTGAGTCTTTCTCAATACTTGATCGAGGAACAACTCAAGTTACCCCAAGCAACCGGAGATTTTACGGCTCTGATGAGTCATTTGGTCTATGCAGCTAAAATCGTTTCCAGAGAGGTTCGAAAAGCGGGACTTTTAGAAAATATTCTCGGCTCTAACGAAACTGTAAACGTTCAGGGGGAAACCCAAATGAAATTGGACGAATATGCGGATAAGGTTTTCAACCATACCTTGACTCGTTCTGGCCATCTTTGTATCTTAGGAAGTGAAGAGCATGAAAAAACTGTTTCTGTTCCGAACGGATATAAAATCGGAAAATATACAATCGCGATCGATCCACTCGACGGTTCTTCCAATATAGACGCAAATGTTTCCATCGGAACCATTTTTTCTGTTCATTTGAGGAAAAGCCCAGCCGGTACTCCTGGAACATTGAGTGATCTTCTTCAACAAGGTTCCGGCCAAAGAGCCGCTGGCTACGTTTTATACGGATCCTCCACGATGCTTGTACTCTGTACGGGCAAAGGAGTTTCCGGATTTACGTTGGACCCCTCTTGCGGAGAATTTATCCTTTCACATCCCGACATGCAGATGCCCGAGACTGGAGGTATTTACTCTATCAACGAAGGAAACTATAACTATTGGTCCGATGAAGTGAAAAATTATATCCGAGACATCAAATCGATCGAAGGTGGGAAAAAACCTCAGTCCGGTCGTTATATTGGTTCCTTGGTCGCGGACTTCCATAGAAATCTTTTGAAAGGCGGAATTTTCCTTTATCCAAACGACATTAAATCCACAAAATATCCAAACGGTAAATTGAGGCTCCTTTATGAAGCGGCCCCTATGGCGTTTATCGCAGAACAAGCGGGTGGAATGGCTGTTACCGTTTATGGAGAAAGAATCTTGGATCTCACTCCGAAAGAACTCCACGAACGCACAACCTTAGTCGTCGGAAGTAAAAAAGAAGTGGAACATTTCTTAAAGTTTGCTCCTAAAAAACCTTAG
- the rpsU gene encoding 30S ribosomal protein S21, which produces MVGIIVKDGESIESALKRFKRDCANAGIMSEIKRREYFEKPSIKKKKAIESAKRKAEKKKRLFSKKDKA; this is translated from the coding sequence ATGGTAGGAATCATTGTAAAAGACGGAGAATCGATCGAATCTGCTTTGAAACGTTTCAAACGTGACTGTGCGAATGCAGGTATTATGAGCGAAATCAAGCGAAGAGAATACTTTGAAAAACCGAGTATCAAAAAGAAAAAAGCGATCGAGTCCGCAAAAAGAAAAGCAGAAAAGAAAAAACGTCTTTTCTCAAAAAAAGATAAGGCTTAA
- a CDS encoding GatB/YqeY domain-containing protein, which produces MSLQIRINDDLKEAMKAKKEPHLSTLRLLKSDIQYELTKTGVKELADDQVVSVIKKAYAKRLDAIQMYQKAGRNDLLAQEEGEASVLKEYLPPELPESEIIATIDQIFAELQPTAKDMGKVMGRVMAAFKGKSIDGTKVSAIVKSRLS; this is translated from the coding sequence ATGTCCCTACAGATAAGAATCAATGACGATCTGAAAGAGGCGATGAAAGCAAAAAAAGAACCTCATCTTTCCACGCTTCGCCTTCTCAAATCCGATATTCAGTACGAATTAACCAAAACCGGAGTTAAAGAACTCGCAGACGACCAAGTGGTTTCGGTTATCAAAAAAGCTTATGCAAAGCGTCTGGATGCGATCCAAATGTATCAAAAGGCAGGAAGAAATGATCTTTTAGCTCAGGAAGAAGGTGAGGCTTCCGTTCTGAAAGAATACCTTCCACCTGAACTTCCGGAATCGGAAATCATCGCAACGATTGATCAAATTTTTGCGGAATTACAACCGACCGCAAAAGATATGGGAAAAGTCATGGGTCGAGTCATGGCTGCATTCAAAGGAAAAAGCATCGACGGTACTAAAGTTTCGGCAATTGTGAAATCCAGGCTTTCCTGA
- the tyrS gene encoding tyrosine--tRNA ligase, with product MDIQKQIEIIRRGTVDLISEDELKFKLQKKKALKIKAGFDPTAPDLHLGHFVQLKKLKHFQDLGHEVFFLLGDFTAMIGDPTGKSETRKRLSKEEVLENSKTYQSQVFKVLDPAKTRIVYNSSWCSGMNFEDVLILSSKYNVARMLERDDFNKRYKAGQPISMIEFLYPLVQGYDSVAMECDVELGGTDQKFNLLVGRDLQREYGKEVQCVLTLPLLVGLDGNKKMSKSLGNYVGITEVPIDMFGKLMSISDDLMWNYFELLTDLPLFEIETRKNGIISKELHPKEVKIELAKLIMDQLSSPSENEEAIEEWKKIHNPKSRAVPDDIREVKLGEEFFSETPEPLLVWVLSKLSFVPSVSEARRLIKAGGLYLFEDKITDEKFAIQKDKEYLVRQGKKGKFLKILS from the coding sequence ATGGACATTCAAAAGCAAATAGAAATCATCCGTCGTGGTACCGTTGATCTAATCAGCGAAGACGAATTAAAATTCAAGCTTCAAAAAAAGAAAGCACTTAAAATTAAGGCTGGCTTCGATCCTACGGCCCCCGATCTTCATCTTGGACATTTCGTCCAACTTAAAAAACTAAAACATTTTCAAGACTTAGGTCATGAAGTTTTTTTTCTACTTGGGGATTTTACAGCGATGATCGGAGATCCTACCGGGAAATCCGAAACCAGAAAGAGACTTTCAAAGGAAGAAGTTTTGGAAAACTCCAAAACTTACCAAAGTCAAGTTTTTAAGGTCTTAGATCCCGCTAAAACAAGAATCGTCTACAATTCAAGCTGGTGTTCCGGAATGAATTTCGAAGACGTTTTGATTCTCAGTTCCAAATATAACGTTGCAAGAATGCTCGAAAGGGACGATTTCAATAAACGCTACAAAGCTGGTCAGCCGATTTCCATGATCGAATTTTTATATCCGCTCGTACAAGGTTATGATTCCGTAGCGATGGAATGTGACGTAGAACTTGGAGGAACAGATCAGAAATTTAATCTTCTCGTGGGAAGAGACTTACAGAGAGAATACGGGAAGGAAGTTCAGTGTGTTCTTACTCTTCCATTACTTGTGGGACTTGACGGAAATAAAAAAATGTCTAAATCTCTCGGTAACTACGTTGGGATCACCGAAGTTCCGATCGACATGTTCGGAAAACTAATGTCGATCAGTGACGATCTAATGTGGAATTATTTCGAACTCTTGACTGATCTTCCGTTGTTTGAAATCGAGACTCGCAAGAACGGAATAATAAGTAAAGAACTTCATCCGAAAGAAGTGAAGATAGAACTTGCAAAACTCATTATGGATCAACTTTCTTCTCCTTCCGAAAACGAAGAAGCGATCGAAGAATGGAAAAAAATTCATAATCCGAAATCGAGAGCCGTCCCGGACGATATCAGAGAAGTGAAACTTGGAGAAGAATTCTTTTCGGAAACTCCGGAGCCCTTGCTCGTCTGGGTCTTAAGTAAACTTTCTTTCGTTCCTTCTGTTTCCGAAGCAAGGAGACTTATCAAGGCTGGAGGATTGTACCTCTTCGAAGATAAAATCACCGACGAAAAATTCGCGATTCAGAAAGATAAAGAATATTTAGTGAGACAGGGAAAAAAGGGAAAATTTTTAAAAATTCTTTCCTAA
- a CDS encoding glycerol-3-phosphate dehydrogenase/oxidase: protein MQICRGKETCKAGRVLKMEKQNRTEQILKLQKESLDILIIGGGSTGTGAAFDAAKRGYKTALIEKKDFASGTSSRSTKLIHGGVRYLAQFHFKLIHEALTERQRLLENAPHLVKPLKFLLPAYRFYERPYYGIGLTLYDILASKGKLPSHKTVSKSEAVSEFAAIKKEGLFGGITYYDAQFNDARLNVLLARSAKKEGAIVVNRVKLISFIKENGKLMGANLKDLETGKNFPVYAKVIANTTGIWVDHVRKLDDPRAFNVLSPSQGIHLVFSKKKIPCQSAIIIPKTKDGRVVFIIPWEDHVILGTTDTPIESPGDEPLPIGNEVQFLLDTGNEYLENPVTEKDILSVFAGIRPLISPEGNQDTKNISREEVILVSNSGLVTMGGGKWSTYRKMAEDLVDKLIQVGNLETRKECSTKSYLYPGAEGYSESLYQEIEKMYKIDAQFAKRLQNYYGTEVFEILGKKPKLLGKGIPYFEEEVLFAAKEEFALGVTDVLARRFRVLFVDLDLAKKMVEPVANILSKQLKWNNKTKKAEESATLELIESLKNSYR from the coding sequence ATGCAAATTTGTAGGGGGAAAGAAACCTGTAAAGCAGGAAGAGTTCTCAAAATGGAAAAACAAAACCGAACCGAACAAATTTTGAAATTACAAAAAGAATCCTTGGACATTCTTATAATCGGAGGTGGATCCACCGGAACTGGAGCTGCCTTCGACGCCGCGAAAAGAGGTTATAAAACAGCCCTTATAGAAAAGAAAGATTTTGCCTCGGGAACTTCTTCCCGTTCTACCAAACTGATTCATGGAGGAGTCCGCTATCTGGCTCAATTTCATTTCAAATTGATCCACGAAGCTCTGACAGAAAGGCAAAGACTTTTGGAAAACGCACCTCACTTAGTAAAACCTCTTAAGTTCTTACTTCCTGCGTATCGTTTTTACGAAAGGCCTTATTATGGAATCGGCCTCACTCTCTATGATATACTCGCTTCTAAGGGAAAACTTCCCTCTCATAAAACCGTTTCCAAATCCGAAGCCGTTTCCGAATTTGCAGCGATCAAAAAAGAAGGTCTCTTCGGAGGAATCACATACTACGACGCTCAATTCAACGACGCCCGTTTGAACGTTCTACTTGCAAGATCCGCAAAAAAAGAAGGTGCCATTGTCGTCAATCGAGTCAAACTCATTTCCTTCATCAAGGAGAATGGAAAACTCATGGGTGCCAATCTCAAAGATTTGGAAACCGGAAAGAACTTTCCAGTCTATGCAAAGGTAATTGCTAATACGACGGGAATTTGGGTGGATCACGTCCGTAAGCTCGATGATCCAAGAGCATTTAACGTTCTTTCTCCGAGCCAGGGAATCCATCTTGTCTTTTCTAAAAAAAAGATTCCCTGCCAATCGGCGATAATCATTCCAAAAACAAAAGACGGAAGAGTTGTCTTTATCATTCCTTGGGAAGATCACGTGATTTTAGGAACAACGGATACTCCAATTGAAAGTCCGGGAGACGAACCTCTTCCAATCGGAAACGAGGTTCAATTCCTACTCGATACCGGAAACGAATATCTGGAAAATCCAGTTACCGAAAAAGATATTCTTTCCGTGTTTGCGGGGATTCGTCCTTTGATTTCTCCGGAAGGAAATCAGGATACTAAGAATATTTCGAGAGAGGAAGTTATCCTCGTCTCCAATTCAGGCCTTGTCACAATGGGCGGGGGAAAATGGTCTACTTACAGAAAGATGGCTGAAGATCTAGTAGATAAACTAATTCAAGTCGGTAATTTAGAAACCCGGAAAGAATGTTCTACGAAATCTTATTTGTATCCAGGGGCCGAAGGTTATTCAGAATCTCTCTATCAAGAAATTGAAAAAATGTATAAGATTGATGCACAATTCGCCAAAAGGTTACAGAACTATTATGGGACGGAAGTTTTTGAGATCTTAGGTAAAAAGCCGAAACTTTTAGGCAAGGGTATCCCCTATTTTGAAGAGGAAGTTTTGTTCGCCGCAAAGGAAGAATTTGCGTTAGGCGTTACAGATGTTTTGGCGAGAAGGTTCAGGGTTCTTTTTGTGGATTTAGATCTGGCGAAAAAGATGGTAGAGCCCGTTGCGAACATACTGTCGAAACAGCTCAAATGGAATAACAAAACAAAAAAAGCGGAAGAATCCGCAACCTTGGAACTGATCGAAAGTTTGAAAAATTCGTATCGATGA
- the dnaG gene encoding DNA primase, with translation MSNKKDFIDRIHREIPIESYISRFVPLKKRGKNFLGLCPFHQEKSPSFNVSAEKQFYYCFGCKASGDLIRFVMDYERVDFSRSLEILSEYSGIPLQEKNSKNAEISDFLYRINQKVSEYYQHLLHTPIGKNAFDYLKSREIEDSEIRIFGLGYAPEGFETLTKEVLKTKDEIAGAIQLGLLREKETGNGRPYDFFRDRIMFPVLDLSGRTIAFSGRILGPGKEAKYINSPASVIFDKSRTFYNFFRAREGVRKTGEAMLVEGYLDVIGLVRRDYENVIASMGTAITENHIRTLKKFAERVTFVLDGDLAGKKGALRAAEICLKEGMECSIVLLPEGKDPFDLAKSLSRPQLNKLLSEQIQGSEFVVGELLESADSRALPERKRKALQNLYSFTQTLNRETDKQFFLGLGANKLGISMDAVLRDFKGGTSAKNGPANADNSSKLKEVREVSAPALDCERKIVSMLVKHTGLFSYSEEISSMEFMDVASSYLWDYLYTVYTGEGEISPVQILASELPEDLKQILAPYLLEEYEKEEPEELHKVFRLLLLQQKKFRIEERIRELDQKRERFFTPEIFTELSFYRKEKEKILEHIRNQSATT, from the coding sequence TTGTCTAACAAAAAGGATTTCATTGATCGAATTCACCGGGAAATCCCCATTGAGTCCTACATTTCTCGTTTTGTTCCGCTTAAAAAACGAGGAAAGAATTTTTTAGGACTTTGTCCGTTTCACCAAGAAAAATCTCCTTCTTTTAACGTTTCGGCAGAAAAACAGTTCTATTACTGTTTTGGCTGTAAGGCTTCGGGTGATCTCATCCGATTTGTGATGGATTATGAGAGAGTGGATTTTTCCAGATCACTAGAAATTCTTTCTGAGTATTCTGGAATCCCTCTGCAAGAAAAAAACTCTAAGAACGCCGAAATCTCCGACTTTCTTTATAGGATCAATCAAAAGGTTTCCGAATATTACCAACATTTGTTGCATACTCCGATCGGGAAGAATGCTTTCGATTATTTAAAATCCAGAGAAATCGAAGATTCTGAAATTCGTATTTTCGGTCTTGGTTATGCGCCAGAAGGATTTGAAACACTTACCAAAGAAGTTCTAAAAACCAAAGATGAAATCGCTGGAGCAATTCAGTTGGGACTTCTTCGGGAAAAAGAAACAGGTAACGGACGTCCTTATGATTTTTTCCGGGATCGAATTATGTTTCCGGTTTTGGATCTTTCTGGAAGAACGATTGCATTTTCCGGAAGAATTTTAGGTCCTGGAAAGGAAGCAAAATACATCAATAGTCCTGCTTCCGTAATTTTTGATAAGAGCCGTACTTTTTATAATTTTTTCAGAGCTAGAGAAGGGGTTCGTAAGACCGGCGAGGCTATGCTCGTCGAAGGATATCTGGACGTGATCGGGCTTGTGAGAAGAGATTATGAAAACGTAATCGCTTCTATGGGAACCGCTATTACGGAAAACCATATTCGAACTCTTAAAAAATTTGCAGAACGAGTTACCTTCGTTTTGGACGGAGACCTGGCAGGAAAAAAAGGTGCTCTCCGAGCGGCTGAAATCTGTCTTAAGGAAGGAATGGAATGTTCTATCGTTCTCCTTCCCGAAGGAAAAGATCCATTCGACTTGGCAAAATCTTTGAGTAGACCTCAATTGAACAAGCTTTTGTCGGAACAAATTCAAGGTTCCGAATTCGTAGTAGGAGAGTTACTGGAAAGTGCGGATTCACGCGCGCTGCCTGAAAGAAAGCGAAAAGCTCTTCAAAATCTTTATTCTTTTACCCAAACCTTAAATCGGGAAACGGATAAGCAGTTCTTTCTGGGGCTTGGTGCGAACAAACTCGGAATCAGTATGGATGCGGTTCTTCGGGATTTTAAAGGGGGAACCAGTGCAAAGAATGGGCCTGCGAATGCCGATAATAGTTCTAAACTAAAGGAAGTTCGAGAGGTTTCAGCTCCTGCGTTGGATTGTGAGAGAAAAATCGTCTCTATGCTGGTCAAACATACGGGTCTTTTTTCTTATTCGGAAGAAATCTCTTCGATGGAATTCATGGATGTAGCGAGTTCCTATCTTTGGGATTACTTGTATACCGTTTATACGGGAGAAGGCGAGATTTCTCCAGTACAGATTTTAGCCTCGGAGCTTCCCGAGGATCTGAAACAAATCCTTGCTCCGTATCTCTTAGAAGAATACGAAAAAGAAGAACCGGAAGAATTGCATAAGGTTTTTCGACTTCTTTTGTTACAACAAAAGAAGTTTCGAATTGAGGAAAGAATTCGGGAACTCGATCAAAAAAGAGAACGTTTTTTTACACCCGAAATCTTTACGGAACTGAGTTTTTATCGTAAAGAAAAAGAAAAGATCCTGGAGCATATCCGGAATCAATCGGCTACCACATAA
- a CDS encoding polysaccharide deacetylase family protein: protein MLSEEESSELSKTISEIKKSGIQSEVIERRFRTLRILFSVGFFTFLSVASVFTLAHRIFKLEATVEKQTVHITNLEESLTSLRLEEQQQEEELLKFKSDLYDSVPDGDLSDQVSENKISLEVLSGSDVGKNINRGDVRFKEIALTFDLGTGEDLKLIYEYLSQFPIKITLFISNENPALKNGSFFSNTNLRYLRKLSELGDRVVFGNHTWSHYNIPRSLYETSLRKRILLSYVSDEIPDANFLQQEMRMVEEKFESITGKQLTKYYRLPYGGFDPLVIQTFGKLGYTHHIFWSNNSVGSLDIPDFVYKKFIYKKDPRTGKTRIVPNPNYKTRAEALDFLYRWEEADKDGMNGAIILMHLGSPRQSEKLIYILPDFIQEMLSKGYSFVTIPEIINDRQD from the coding sequence ATGTTAAGCGAAGAAGAATCGTCGGAACTTTCGAAGACAATCTCCGAAATCAAAAAAAGCGGGATTCAATCCGAAGTGATCGAACGAAGATTTAGAACTCTTCGTATCCTTTTTTCCGTCGGTTTTTTTACGTTCTTAAGCGTGGCGTCAGTTTTTACGTTAGCACATAGAATTTTTAAATTAGAAGCAACTGTCGAAAAACAAACGGTTCATATCACTAATCTTGAGGAAAGTTTAACCTCGCTTCGTCTCGAAGAGCAACAACAGGAAGAGGAGCTTCTCAAGTTCAAATCGGATCTCTATGACTCAGTTCCCGACGGAGATTTATCCGATCAGGTTTCTGAAAATAAGATAAGTTTGGAAGTTCTTTCAGGTTCCGACGTAGGTAAAAACATCAATCGGGGAGATGTCCGTTTCAAAGAAATCGCTTTAACTTTCGACTTGGGGACTGGAGAAGATCTTAAATTGATTTACGAATATCTTTCCCAGTTTCCCATCAAAATCACGTTGTTTATTTCAAACGAAAACCCGGCACTCAAAAACGGTTCGTTCTTTAGCAACACAAATCTACGTTATTTGAGAAAACTTTCTGAGCTCGGAGATCGAGTCGTTTTTGGAAACCATACTTGGAGTCATTATAATATTCCAAGAAGTTTATACGAAACTTCTTTACGTAAAAGAATTTTGCTCAGTTACGTTTCTGACGAAATCCCGGACGCCAACTTTCTCCAACAAGAAATGAGAATGGTGGAAGAAAAATTCGAATCTATTACCGGTAAACAATTGACTAAATACTATCGTCTTCCTTACGGAGGTTTTGATCCTTTAGTAATTCAAACTTTCGGAAAACTCGGTTATACACATCATATTTTTTGGAGTAATAATTCAGTTGGCTCTTTGGATATTCCGGATTTCGTATATAAAAAATTTATTTATAAAAAAGATCCTAGAACCGGCAAAACAAGGATTGTGCCGAATCCGAATTATAAGACTAGAGCCGAAGCACTTGATTTTCTTTATCGTTGGGAAGAGGCGGATAAAGATGGTATGAACGGGGCCATCATTTTGATGCATTTGGGTTCCCCAAGACAATCGGAAAAACTCATCTACATCCTTCCAGATTTTATCCAGGAAATGCTTTCCAAAGGTTATAGTTTTGTGACGATTCCTGAAATCATCAACGATCGCCAAGATTGA
- the lvrB gene encoding hybrid histidine kinase/response regulator LvrB: MNRWKFLFLEDSLVDLELIQRQLNRAKIDYYPIHVSDSEGFSQAILDQKPHLILSDFSLPKYDGFSALKLAKKICPTTPFIFVSGTYGEDAAIQTLTMGATDYVLKDRIEKLLPAVQRALHELEDHELRIKAEKERYELEEQLRQSQKLEAMGVMAGTMAHEINNPLIAISEYAAIIAKGEVDSDKTKQLASKIRDESARISTIMKNLLRFSRDDKGSLRPVEVGEILVKLESITQQIFKMNRIDVSWKNVEPGHLIQCREGQVLQILVNLVNNSVDSLNQKYPEYHDEKRIILENSIVEEDNKRYAEFAVQDFGTGIPIDIQKSVFKTFFTTKAADKGTGLGLSVSLGIAKEHGGNLNFESEPGRYTRFYLRIPIFDPSIQ, translated from the coding sequence ATGAATAGATGGAAATTCCTTTTTTTAGAAGATTCCTTAGTTGATTTGGAATTAATTCAAAGACAGTTGAATCGTGCTAAGATTGATTATTATCCGATTCATGTCAGTGATTCGGAAGGATTCTCGCAGGCGATCCTCGATCAAAAACCTCATTTAATCTTATCTGATTTCAGTCTTCCCAAATACGATGGGTTTTCAGCTTTAAAATTGGCTAAAAAAATCTGTCCCACAACGCCGTTCATATTCGTTTCGGGAACTTATGGCGAAGACGCAGCCATACAAACGCTTACCATGGGCGCGACCGATTACGTTCTTAAAGATAGAATTGAAAAACTTCTTCCCGCGGTACAAAGAGCCTTACATGAATTAGAAGATCATGAATTACGAATCAAGGCGGAAAAAGAAAGATACGAATTGGAAGAACAACTTAGACAAAGCCAAAAATTAGAGGCAATGGGTGTGATGGCGGGGACCATGGCACATGAGATCAATAATCCTTTGATCGCGATTTCGGAATATGCGGCAATAATAGCAAAAGGGGAAGTTGATTCCGATAAAACAAAACAACTGGCTTCCAAGATTCGAGACGAAAGTGCGCGAATCTCTACCATTATGAAAAATCTTCTTCGATTTTCCAGAGATGATAAGGGTTCGCTTCGTCCCGTAGAAGTCGGCGAGATTCTTGTGAAACTTGAGTCGATCACACAACAAATTTTTAAAATGAATCGAATTGACGTTTCTTGGAAAAATGTTGAACCGGGACATTTGATTCAATGTAGGGAAGGGCAGGTCCTTCAAATTCTTGTAAATCTTGTGAACAATTCCGTAGATAGTCTGAATCAAAAATATCCGGAATATCACGACGAAAAAAGAATCATCTTGGAAAATTCCATTGTAGAAGAGGACAACAAAAGATATGCGGAATTTGCAGTTCAGGATTTCGGCACAGGAATCCCGATCGATATTCAAAAATCCGTCTTTAAAACCTTTTTTACTACGAAGGCGGCTGATAAAGGAACTGGTTTGGGTTTGTCAGTCAGTTTAGGAATAGCAAAAGAACACGGAGGAAATCTTAACTTTGAAAGCGAGCCTGGAAGATATACTCGTTTCTATCTAAGGATTCCTATCTTTGATCCGAGCATCCAATAA
- the rpoD gene encoding RNA polymerase sigma factor RpoD — MENLQSMPEVQKIISLGKANGEVSYDDINEILPDKILNSEKIDDFFTLLHEMGIEIVEEYTRNTLEPASTLVPKDDSKPVRKKKESSTSTSGSEDPIKLYLREIGKVSLISGETEVFLAKRIEKGEKIIEETILSSSILRANYIKLLPKIRSKKIKVYDLIRVDKMYALNAEEAHKLEELFFKNILVIQEQEKVLQEAVSKIRKYSETSKKYKEFREKIDASTEIIHNAIQELGVSQKEIQKISQKIKSMVFRIKEIDRHFLKIKAQYGQDVRDIKAFNRFIEKNEKLDDIEVKMGVNIDEVREVIKDIRNNERKLRRMEQEAGSTVQEIKDWGEKIIKGEREISQAKKELVKANLRLVVSIAKRYANRGMHFFDLIQEGNIGLIKAVDKFEYKKGYKFSTYATWWIRQAITRAISDQARTIRVPVHMIEQVNKVIRETRLFIQEFGRDPNNEEIAERLGWPVQKVKMVKNVAREPISLEIPVGSEEDSELGDFIPDTEVETPVNAAASSILAEQIRQVLHTLPAREQKVIRMRFGLDDGYPQTLEEVGYQFKVTRERIRQIEAKALRRLRHPSRSKKLKDYIDG, encoded by the coding sequence ATGGAAAATCTGCAAAGCATGCCTGAGGTTCAGAAGATTATATCTCTTGGAAAGGCAAACGGAGAAGTTTCTTATGATGATATCAATGAGATACTTCCCGACAAAATTCTGAACTCAGAAAAGATAGACGATTTTTTTACCCTATTGCACGAAATGGGAATCGAAATCGTGGAAGAATATACCAGAAATACTCTGGAACCCGCTTCTACTCTTGTTCCTAAAGACGATTCCAAACCAGTAAGAAAGAAAAAAGAATCCTCTACTTCTACGAGCGGTTCTGAAGATCCGATCAAGCTGTATTTGAGAGAAATCGGTAAAGTGAGTTTGATTTCGGGCGAGACCGAAGTTTTTCTCGCGAAAAGAATCGAGAAGGGAGAAAAGATCATCGAGGAAACGATCCTCAGTTCTTCCATTCTTAGAGCGAATTATATAAAGCTTTTACCAAAAATTCGAAGTAAAAAGATCAAAGTCTACGATCTGATTCGCGTCGATAAAATGTATGCTTTAAATGCGGAGGAAGCCCATAAACTCGAAGAGTTATTCTTCAAAAATATTCTAGTGATTCAAGAACAGGAAAAGGTTCTTCAGGAAGCCGTTTCCAAAATTCGAAAGTATTCTGAAACTTCCAAAAAATACAAAGAATTTAGAGAGAAAATAGACGCTTCTACGGAAATCATTCATAATGCGATCCAAGAACTCGGAGTTTCCCAAAAAGAGATTCAAAAAATTTCCCAAAAAATCAAGTCCATGGTTTTTAGAATCAAAGAAATCGATCGGCATTTTTTGAAAATCAAGGCTCAGTATGGCCAAGACGTTCGAGATATTAAGGCATTTAATAGATTTATTGAAAAGAACGAGAAGTTAGACGACATCGAAGTCAAGATGGGGGTCAATATCGACGAAGTTCGAGAGGTCATTAAAGACATTCGAAACAACGAAAGAAAACTTCGTCGTATGGAACAGGAAGCGGGCTCTACAGTTCAAGAGATCAAGGATTGGGGCGAAAAGATCATTAAGGGTGAAAGAGAAATCTCCCAAGCAAAAAAAGAACTCGTTAAAGCAAATCTGAGACTCGTGGTTTCCATCGCAAAACGTTATGCGAATCGCGGGATGCATTTCTTTGATTTGATCCAAGAAGGAAACATAGGCCTTATTAAAGCGGTAGATAAGTTCGAGTATAAAAAAGGTTATAAATTTTCCACATACGCGACTTGGTGGATCCGTCAAGCGATTACAAGAGCTATTTCCGATCAAGCTAGAACGATCCGTGTTCCAGTTCATATGATCGAACAGGTCAATAAGGTGATTCGTGAAACTAGATTATTCATTCAAGAATTTGGACGTGATCCAAACAATGAAGAAATTGCGGAAAGACTCGGTTGGCCGGTTCAAAAAGTAAAGATGGTCAAAAATGTTGCTCGAGAACCGATTTCTCTCGAAATTCCTGTGGGTTCCGAAGAGGATTCAGAACTTGGTGATTTTATTCCGGATACGGAAGTGGAAACTCCTGTGAATGCTGCTGCGTCTAGTATCCTTGCGGAACAAATTCGTCAGGTACTTCATACTTTGCCTGCACGTGAACAAAAAGTAATTCGAATGCGTTTCGGTTTAGACGACGGTTATCCGCAAACTCTAGAAGAAGTCGGTTATCAATTTAAGGTAACTAGAGAAAGAATTCGTCAGATCGAAGCAAAAGCGCTTAGAAGACTCAGACATCCTTCTCGTTCTAAAAAGTTGAAGGACTATATTGACGGTTGA